TCCACGGTCGGCTCGGAGTCGAGCAGCCCGAAGACGCGCTCCGCCGAGATCATCGAGTCCTGAATCGTCGTGTTCACGTTCACCAGGCTCATGATGGGCCCGTACATCCGCGCCAGATAGCTCTGAAAGAGGATCATCTCGCCCAGCGTGAAGCCTCCTTCGACGCCGGCGTTCTGAAGCACCAGGTTCCCGCCCCACCAGAGCACGAGTCCCGACCCGAGCTGCTGCAGAAACCCGAAGATCGAGTTCATGCCCGTCGAGAGGTTGTTCAGCCGGATCTGGTACTGGTACGTCTGGCGCATCGAGTGGAAGACCTTGCGCTCCTCGTGCTTCTCCTGGCTGAACGCCTTGACGACCTTCGCGCCCGCGACCGCCTCGTAGAGCCCGCCGTGAATCTCCGCCCACTTGTGGCGCAGCAGCCGCCAGATCTTCTTCATCCGCGACACGAAGAGGTGATGCGTCAGAACGTACGGCGGCAGAACCGTCAGGGCGAGAACCGTCAGAAACCAGTTCTGCGTGAACAGGATGACGAGCATCCAGACCATCATGATGAGGTCGCGCACGATGCCGATCGTCGTGTTCGTGATGAGCCCGCTCAGGCTCCCCACGTCGCCCGTCACGCGCGACATGATCTGCCCGACGCCCTGCGTGTCGAAGAACCGCATGGACAGGTCTTGCAGGTGCGAGAAGACCTCGTTCCGCATGTCGAACAGGACGCGGTTGCTCGTCCAGGTCATCACGTACGTCCGCACGAACGACAGGATGCCCGTGAAGACGTTGAACCCCATGATGAACGCGAAGACGGCGAGGAGCCATTCCGACGGCGACATCGACACGGGCTTGCCGAACAGGCTGATCGTCAGCGTCTCGGACGTTGCCTGCTTGAGGAGCACGTCGTCGATGACGAACTTCGTGATGAGCGGCATCACCGTCCCGAAGAGCCCATCCAGAATGATCAGGGCGAACCCGAACATCAGGAGGAAT
This genomic stretch from Candidatus Poribacteria bacterium harbors:
- a CDS encoding ABC transporter ATP-binding protein, translating into MSNAPEAPRTRRATSFRTSSISPKRRRCDVLRRRYGTMSKLFRLYKYAKPYRFLLMFGFALIILDGLFGTVMPLITKFVIDDVLLKQATSETLTISLFGKPVSMSPSEWLLAVFAFIMGFNVFTGILSFVRTYVMTWTSNRVLFDMRNEVFSHLQDLSMRFFDTQGVGQIMSRVTGDVGSLSGLITNTTIGIVRDLIMMVWMLVILFTQNWFLTVLALTVLPPYVLTHHLFVSRMKKIWRLLRHKWAEIHGGLYEAVAGAKVVKAFSQEKHEERKVFHSMRQTYQYQIRLNNLSTGMNSIFGFLQQLGSGLVLWWGGNLVLQNAGVEGGFTLGEMILFQSYLARMYGPIMSLVNVNTTIQDSMISAERVFGLLDSEPTVEEKPDAYPLPEIVGRVAFEDVHFSYDPEKPVIKGISFQVEPDAMIALVGPSGCGKTTVINLLARFYDPTEGAIRIDGHDLRDVTIKSIRNQMGVVLQDNFLFKGSVADNIRYGNLDATDQQVVQAAIAANAHKFITEELAEGYETDVGERGGRLSGGQKQRVAIARTLLRNPRVLILDEATSALDTESEAAIQEALERLMKGRTTFVIAHRLSTVMKADRIIVMKEGMIEESGSHAELVEAGGMYAEMFRKQFRIQEQQDSWLKA